In Salinisphaera sp. T31B1, the following are encoded in one genomic region:
- the dut gene encoding dUTP diphosphatase → MARLQVKVLDERLGRDFDMPQRATAGSAGIDLRAMVDEAVTLAPGDCELLPTGLSIHIADPALAGMILPRSGLGHKHGIVLGNLVGLIDSDYQGPLMVSAWNRGTRAFTIEPGERIAQFVLVPVVAAELEIVDGFDDSERGVGGFGSTGTA, encoded by the coding sequence ATGGCCAGACTTCAGGTGAAGGTGCTCGACGAGCGCCTCGGGCGCGATTTCGACATGCCCCAGCGTGCGACCGCGGGCTCGGCCGGTATTGATCTGCGCGCGATGGTCGACGAGGCGGTCACGCTCGCGCCGGGCGACTGCGAGCTGCTGCCGACCGGGCTGTCGATCCATATCGCCGATCCGGCGCTGGCCGGCATGATCCTGCCGCGCTCCGGGCTCGGCCACAAGCATGGCATCGTGCTCGGCAATCTGGTCGGGCTGATCGATTCCGATTATCAGGGCCCGCTCATGGTCTCGGCGTGGAACCGCGGCACGCGGGCGTTCACTATCGAGCCGGGCGAGCGTATCGCCCAGTTCGTGCTGGTGCCTGTGGTCGCCGCGGAGCTGGAGATCGTGGATGGGTTCGACGACAGCGAGCGGGGCGTTGGTGGTTTTGGCTCCACCGGCACCGCGTAA
- a CDS encoding MFS transporter produces the protein MTSHSDAVGEDRPRRDWRAAWAIYAQPRVIGMAFLGFSSGLPFLLVFSTLSAWLAQEGVSKTTIGFFSWIGMMYSIKFFWAPVIDRLPLPVLGRLLGRRRAWMLVAQIGLASGLVAMALTDPTADLARLAWFGLLVAFSSATQDVAIDAWRIEAVADSVQGAMAATYQAGYRIALLTAGAGAFFIASATTWPITYLVMAALVGVGMVTVLLIAEPEASANAGRQPREPWVDAHLARCAFLPAALRDAYGWVLAAVVCPLVDFFARYGLPALLILLFVSVFRVTDITLGVMANPFYLDLHYTLAEIASVSKIFGVLMTIGGATLGGVLVVRYGILKPLLASAILAAATNLAFAWLATLMPGPQVLGLFDAGVADMARHGAMNYLFMPSLYSPWQPDNPGLVALALTVSADNLSGGMAGAAFIAYLSSLTNTAYTATQYALFSSLMTLPGKFLGGFSGWMVDQYGYVWFFSYTAAAGLPAIVLVCWLIRFYGRRRLETEPV, from the coding sequence ATGACCTCGCACTCTGACGCTGTGGGCGAAGACCGCCCCCGGCGCGACTGGCGGGCAGCGTGGGCGATCTATGCCCAGCCACGGGTCATCGGCATGGCGTTTCTGGGGTTCTCCTCCGGTCTGCCGTTCTTGCTGGTGTTTTCCACGCTCTCGGCCTGGCTGGCCCAGGAGGGTGTATCCAAGACCACGATCGGGTTCTTTTCGTGGATCGGGATGATGTACTCGATCAAGTTCTTCTGGGCGCCCGTGATCGATCGCCTGCCACTGCCCGTGCTCGGACGACTGCTGGGGCGACGACGCGCCTGGATGCTTGTCGCCCAGATCGGTCTGGCGAGCGGACTGGTCGCCATGGCGCTGACCGATCCGACCGCCGATCTGGCGCGTCTGGCCTGGTTCGGCCTGCTGGTGGCGTTTTCATCGGCCACCCAGGATGTAGCGATCGATGCCTGGCGTATCGAGGCGGTGGCCGACAGCGTGCAGGGCGCCATGGCCGCGACCTACCAGGCCGGTTACCGGATCGCGCTGCTCACCGCCGGAGCCGGGGCCTTTTTCATTGCCTCGGCGACCACCTGGCCGATCACCTATCTGGTGATGGCCGCGCTGGTCGGCGTCGGCATGGTCACCGTGTTGCTGATCGCCGAGCCCGAGGCCTCGGCAAATGCCGGCCGCCAGCCGCGTGAACCCTGGGTCGATGCGCATCTGGCACGGTGCGCCTTCCTGCCGGCTGCGTTGCGCGATGCCTACGGCTGGGTGCTGGCAGCGGTGGTCTGCCCTCTGGTGGATTTCTTTGCCCGTTACGGGCTGCCGGCGTTGCTGATCCTGCTGTTCGTCAGCGTGTTCCGGGTCACCGACATCACGCTCGGCGTCATGGCCAACCCGTTCTATCTCGACCTGCACTACACCCTCGCCGAGATCGCCAGCGTCTCGAAGATATTCGGCGTGCTGATGACCATCGGCGGGGCCACGCTCGGCGGCGTGCTGGTGGTGCGCTACGGCATTCTCAAACCGCTGCTGGCCAGCGCGATCCTTGCCGCGGCCACCAATCTGGCGTTCGCGTGGCTTGCGACTCTGATGCCGGGGCCACAGGTACTGGGCCTGTTCGATGCGGGCGTGGCGGATATGGCCCGGCATGGCGCGATGAATTACCTGTTCATGCCGTCGCTGTATTCGCCATGGCAACCGGACAATCCCGGTCTCGTGGCATTGGCGTTGACCGTCTCGGCCGACAATCTGTCCGGCGGCATGGCCGGCGCGGCATTCATCGCTTATCTGTCGAGCCTGACCAATACCGCCTACACGGCCACGCAATACGCGCTGTTCTCTTCGCTGATGACCCTGCCCGGCAAGTTCCTCGGCGGGTTTTCGGGCTGGATGGTGGACCAATACGGTTATGTCTGGTTCTTTAGCTATACCGCGGCCGCCGGGTTGCCGGCGATCGTGCTCGTCTGCTGGTTGATCCGTTTCTACGGTCGGCGCCGGCTTGAAACCGAACCCGTTTGA
- the argB gene encoding acetylglutamate kinase, protein MSLDPEAAARVARVLGEALPYIRRFTGKTIVIKYGGNAMTDRQLKSGFARDIALMKLVGFNPVVVHGGGPQIGQLLERVGKQTRFIKGMRVTDEETMDVVEMVLGGLVNKEIVNLINQHGGRAVGLTGKDGGLIHARKLALVDDDTDLGFVGEVSHIDPRIVRRLEADDFIPVIAPIGVGADGRSYNINADLVAGKIASVLEAEKLMLLTNTPGVLDGDGHLLTGLTPAQVRELIDAGVIHGGMLPKIQCALDAVASGVRAAHIVDGRVENAVLLELFTDAGVGTLIRSQAVEPPTHGPASA, encoded by the coding sequence ATGTCGCTGGATCCGGAAGCCGCCGCGCGCGTCGCACGCGTGCTCGGCGAGGCATTACCCTACATTCGCCGTTTCACTGGTAAGACCATCGTCATCAAGTACGGCGGCAATGCCATGACCGATCGCCAGCTGAAGTCCGGTTTCGCCCGTGATATCGCCCTGATGAAACTGGTCGGCTTCAACCCGGTGGTGGTGCACGGTGGCGGGCCCCAGATCGGCCAGCTGCTCGAACGGGTGGGCAAGCAGACCCGCTTCATCAAGGGCATGCGGGTGACCGACGAAGAGACCATGGACGTGGTCGAGATGGTCCTCGGCGGGCTGGTGAACAAGGAGATCGTCAATCTCATCAACCAGCACGGCGGTCGTGCCGTGGGGCTGACCGGCAAGGATGGCGGGCTCATTCATGCGCGCAAGCTGGCGCTGGTCGACGACGATACCGACCTGGGCTTCGTCGGCGAGGTCTCGCATATCGACCCGCGCATCGTCCGGCGCCTCGAGGCCGACGACTTCATCCCCGTGATCGCGCCCATCGGCGTCGGCGCGGACGGACGCAGCTACAACATCAACGCCGATCTGGTGGCCGGCAAGATCGCCTCGGTGCTCGAAGCCGAAAAGCTGATGCTACTGACCAATACGCCGGGCGTGCTCGATGGGGATGGCCATCTGTTGACCGGTCTGACGCCGGCCCAGGTACGCGAGCTCATCGATGCCGGCGTCATCCATGGTGGCATGCTCCCCAAGATCCAGTGTGCGCTGGATGCGGTGGCCTCCGGCGTGCGCGCGGCGCATATCGTCGACGGGCGGGTGGAGAACGCCGTCCTGCTGGAACTGTTCACCGATGCCGGGGTGGGCACGCTCATCCGCAGCCAGGCGGTCGAACCGCCGACGCACGGTCCGGCCTCTGCCTGA
- a CDS encoding exodeoxyribonuclease III has product MRVISFNANGIRAAQRKGFFEWMAAQNADVVCIQELKAQQHQLEGVDAFWPAGYHCFYEEATRRKGYSGVAIYSKREPDEILRGMGHDEFDGEGRYIEARYKRDEGDLAIASLYAPSGSSGDHRQDSKERYLAHFPSLLTARAAAPGEYLVCGDWNIAHKEIDLKNWKNNRKNSGFLPHEREWMDRLFGDMGLVDVFRQLNPNEDEFTWWSNRGRAWDNNVGWRIDYQVATPGLAAKATAESVYRAERLSDHAPLTIDYDLAL; this is encoded by the coding sequence ATGCGGGTGATTTCCTTTAACGCCAACGGTATCCGCGCGGCCCAGCGCAAGGGGTTCTTCGAATGGATGGCCGCGCAGAACGCCGATGTGGTGTGTATCCAGGAGCTCAAGGCACAACAGCATCAGCTCGAAGGCGTCGATGCGTTCTGGCCGGCGGGCTACCACTGCTTCTATGAAGAGGCCACCCGTCGCAAGGGGTATTCCGGTGTGGCGATCTACTCGAAGCGCGAACCGGACGAGATTCTGCGCGGCATGGGCCACGACGAATTCGACGGCGAAGGCCGTTATATCGAGGCCCGCTACAAGCGTGACGAGGGGGATCTGGCCATTGCCAGTCTGTATGCACCGTCCGGCTCGTCCGGTGATCACCGGCAGGACTCGAAAGAGCGCTATCTGGCCCATTTCCCATCGTTGTTGACCGCGCGCGCCGCCGCGCCGGGCGAGTACCTGGTGTGTGGCGACTGGAACATCGCGCACAAGGAGATCGATCTCAAGAACTGGAAGAACAACCGTAAGAACTCGGGTTTTCTGCCACACGAGCGAGAATGGATGGACCGCCTGTTCGGCGACATGGGCCTGGTCGACGTGTTTCGCCAGCTCAATCCGAACGAGGACGAATTCACCTGGTGGTCCAACCGCGGTCGTGCCTGGGACAACAACGTCGGATGGCGTATCGATTACCAGGTCGCCACACCGGGGCTGGCGGCCAAGGCGACGGCGGAATCGGTCTACCGGGCCGAGCGGTTGTCCGACCATGCGCCCCTGACGATCGATTATGACCTCGCACTCTGA
- the pyrE gene encoding orotate phosphoribosyltransferase, with translation MHAHSQDFLDLALDYDALRFGEFTLKSGRVSPYFFNLGSIASGAGMARLADGYASALELSGIAYDSLFGPAYKGIPLVATLACALAGRQRDVAFTYNRKEAKDHGEGGVLVGAPLGKRVVIVDDVITAGTAVREAIELIRGAGSEVAGLLVALDRQERGADARSPIQALAEDEGIPTVAVATLDDVVAFARNARLDAYTQNAIQAYRQRYGIAG, from the coding sequence ATGCACGCTCATAGCCAGGATTTTCTCGACCTCGCCCTCGACTACGATGCCCTGCGCTTCGGCGAGTTCACGCTCAAGTCGGGCCGCGTGAGTCCCTATTTCTTCAACCTCGGCTCGATCGCCAGCGGTGCGGGGATGGCACGCCTGGCCGACGGTTATGCCAGTGCGCTCGAACTGTCCGGCATCGCCTACGACAGCCTGTTCGGGCCGGCCTATAAGGGAATTCCCCTGGTCGCCACACTGGCCTGTGCGCTGGCCGGCCGGCAGCGCGACGTGGCGTTCACCTACAACCGCAAGGAGGCCAAGGATCACGGCGAAGGTGGCGTGCTGGTCGGTGCGCCGTTGGGCAAACGCGTGGTGATCGTGGACGACGTCATCACCGCCGGTACCGCCGTACGCGAAGCCATCGAGCTGATCCGCGGCGCCGGCAGCGAAGTCGCCGGGTTGCTGGTCGCCCTCGATCGACAGGAACGCGGTGCCGATGCGCGCTCGCCCATCCAGGCGCTGGCAGAGGACGAAGGCATTCCCACCGTCGCGGTGGCCACACTCGACGATGTCGTGGCCTTTGCCCGGAACGCACGACTGGACGCCTACACACAGAACGCGATCCAGGCCTACCGGCAGCGCTACGGGATCGCGGGCTAG